A window of the Candidatus Palauibacter soopunensis genome harbors these coding sequences:
- the rpe gene encoding ribulose-phosphate 3-epimerase: MVIAPSILAADYARLGAEVAEAEAAGAEWFQLDVMDGHFVPNLTIGLPVLESLRAVSDSFLDVHLMIDNPGEFLEPFATAGADMLTVHQEVSAHLHGDLHRIREMGCYAGVALNPATPAETLSEVLGYVDLVLVMTVNPGFGGQKFIADAVPKISTVLRMAADRGLAPPAIQVDGGIDPASAPVCAAAGASVFVAGSSVFRWAPGIAANMAALNDALAPYG, encoded by the coding sequence ATGGTCATCGCCCCGTCCATCCTCGCCGCCGACTACGCGCGGCTGGGCGCGGAAGTGGCCGAGGCGGAGGCGGCGGGAGCGGAGTGGTTTCAGCTCGACGTCATGGACGGGCACTTCGTCCCCAACCTCACCATCGGGCTGCCGGTGCTGGAATCGTTGCGGGCGGTCTCCGACTCGTTCCTTGACGTGCACCTGATGATCGACAACCCCGGCGAGTTCCTCGAGCCCTTCGCGACGGCGGGCGCCGACATGCTCACGGTCCACCAGGAGGTGTCGGCCCACCTGCACGGGGACCTGCACCGGATCCGGGAGATGGGCTGCTACGCCGGCGTCGCGCTCAACCCGGCCACGCCCGCGGAGACGTTGTCGGAGGTCCTGGGTTACGTGGACCTCGTTCTCGTGATGACGGTGAATCCGGGGTTCGGAGGACAGAAGTTCATCGCCGACGCGGTGCCCAAGATCTCGACGGTGCTGCGGATGGCCGCGGATCGAGGGCTGGCTCCGCCGGCCATCCAGGTGGACGGAGGGATCGATCCCGCGTCCGCCCCCGTGTGCGCCGCGGCAGGGGCGTCGGTGTTCGTGGCCGGCTCCTCGGTCTTCCGGTGGGCGCCCGGCATCGCCGCGAACATGGCGGCGCTGAACGACGCGCTCGCGCCCTACGGCTGA